Proteins co-encoded in one uncultured Bacteroides sp. genomic window:
- a CDS encoding ATP-binding protein: MIIRFSVCNYKVFKDETIFSFVATNYDKKTREDENVAHIESPSLRLLKNAVVYGANASGKTKLIDAFAFMRYFVVNSSKDAASSEEIDTDPFRLNTESELAPSSFELMFLIGEKLYRYGFEVTRKKVVTEWLYVQEKKRESELFYRDEDGVVSFDKKKFAAWELIVKANLVRNNVLFITTLAQFNDAVGIEIVTFFNENLKTISGLNETGYKGMILSKLVDSDYKKRVMEFLNFADLGIMDISKKEIEASFDDSDKVPQDIKKMILDDIQSQTLLTKHQAYDAEHAPVDSREFLMRKDESHGTQKFFYLTGPILESLMNGYTLVVDELDSRLHPNLVTRLISLFNSKETNPNNAQLIFNTHNSNLLDSKLLRRDQIWFVDKNMYGESKLYSLSDIKGIRKDEQFEQNYINGIYGGVPYLDDFINVRIDKTLNHENEK, from the coding sequence ATGATTATCAGGTTCTCGGTTTGTAATTACAAGGTGTTTAAAGACGAAACTATTTTTAGTTTTGTTGCCACTAATTACGATAAGAAGACGCGCGAAGATGAAAACGTGGCTCATATTGAGAGTCCTTCATTGCGCTTATTAAAGAATGCTGTAGTATATGGAGCAAATGCCAGCGGGAAAACAAAGTTGATTGATGCATTTGCCTTTATGCGCTATTTTGTGGTAAACTCATCGAAAGATGCTGCTTCTTCGGAGGAAATAGATACTGATCCGTTTAGACTGAATACTGAAAGTGAACTTGCTCCAAGTAGCTTTGAACTAATGTTTTTAATTGGTGAAAAGCTTTATCGCTATGGCTTTGAGGTTACCAGGAAAAAAGTGGTTACTGAATGGTTGTACGTGCAAGAGAAGAAAAGGGAATCTGAACTTTTCTATAGGGATGAGGATGGCGTAGTCTCTTTTGATAAAAAGAAATTTGCAGCATGGGAGTTGATTGTGAAAGCAAATCTGGTAAGAAATAATGTTCTGTTCATTACTACACTTGCTCAGTTTAATGATGCAGTAGGAATTGAAATTGTGACATTCTTTAATGAGAACTTAAAAACTATCTCAGGGCTTAATGAGACCGGTTATAAAGGTATGATACTATCGAAGTTGGTTGATTCTGACTATAAAAAGAGGGTGATGGAATTCCTGAACTTTGCAGATCTGGGAATAATGGATATTAGCAAAAAAGAAATAGAAGCTAGTTTTGACGATTCTGATAAAGTGCCTCAGGATATTAAGAAGATGATTCTTGACGATATTCAGTCACAGACTTTATTAACTAAACATCAGGCTTATGATGCAGAGCATGCTCCGGTGGATTCCAGAGAATTTTTAATGAGAAAGGATGAATCTCATGGAACTCAGAAGTTCTTTTACCTGACTGGTCCTATTTTAGAATCATTAATGAACGGATATACGCTTGTTGTTGATGAACTCGATTCGCGCTTGCATCCAAACTTGGTGACTCGGCTAATATCTTTATTTAATTCGAAAGAAACAAATCCGAATAATGCTCAATTGATATTTAATACGCATAATTCGAACTTATTGGATAGCAAACTATTACGTAGAGATCAAATTTGGTTTGTGGATAAAAATATGTATGGTGAGAGCAAGCTTTATTCGCTGTCTGACATTAAAGGAATCAGGAAGGATGAACAGTTTGAACAAAATTATATTAATGGTATTTACGGTGGTGTGCCTTATCTGGATGATTTTATAAATGTGAGGATCGACAAAACACTGAATCATGAGAATGAAAAATAA
- a CDS encoding helix-turn-helix domain-containing protein: protein MEKFNVINPSLLLAPFVKYYWVLETEGDSVVTERTISTGCMSLVFHRGSRLFSSFGNDLQPQSFISGQTKFYTDVTSTGNINMIVVVFQPYAVKAFFPMSMYEFHEKNIAVDDIGDPALNDLKKRVLDTVDDNQCISMIEHYLLNRLHSFDEYNMKRIDAVVKGINEQPMINVTDLSQIACLSNKQLNRVFAEYVGSMPKEFIRIVRLQRALYLLQNSANENFTQLAYECGFYDQAHLIKEFKAFSGYTPKEYLLVCDPYSDYFSDPL, encoded by the coding sequence ATGGAAAAATTCAATGTTATAAATCCTTCTCTTCTCCTGGCACCCTTTGTGAAGTACTATTGGGTGCTGGAAACGGAGGGCGATTCGGTGGTGACGGAGCGTACTATCTCTACCGGGTGCATGAGTCTTGTGTTTCACAGGGGGAGTAGGCTGTTTTCATCGTTCGGGAATGACTTGCAACCTCAGTCGTTTATCAGCGGACAGACTAAATTTTATACCGATGTTACTTCTACCGGAAATATAAACATGATAGTGGTTGTTTTTCAACCTTATGCTGTAAAAGCCTTTTTCCCAATGTCTATGTACGAGTTTCATGAAAAGAATATAGCTGTAGACGATATTGGAGACCCGGCGCTGAATGATTTAAAAAAGCGGGTGCTGGACACGGTGGATGATAATCAGTGTATCAGCATGATTGAGCACTATCTCCTTAATCGTCTGCATTCTTTTGATGAATATAACATGAAGAGGATTGATGCTGTTGTAAAAGGTATCAACGAGCAACCTATGATAAACGTTACGGATCTGTCGCAGATTGCTTGTTTGAGCAACAAACAATTAAACAGGGTCTTTGCTGAATATGTTGGTTCGATGCCAAAAGAGTTTATTCGCATTGTTCGTCTGCAACGGGCGTTGTACCTACTCCAAAACTCTGCTAATGAGAATTTTACTCAATTGGCTTATGAATGTGGATTCTATGATCAGGCGCATCTTATTAAGGAGTTTAAAGCTTTTTCGGGATATACGCCAAAGGAATATCTGCTTGTTTGTGATCCTTATTCAGATTATTTCTCTGATCCCTTATAA
- a CDS encoding nuclear transport factor 2 family protein, with protein MRKNFVLLLLITFLFCGCQKKTTPAEIAGAKKAIVEMLDKSHQAFIDKKLDNISVLLADSGLFCGTDPSELWNKKALCDEYAKGFADTAVKIQKPKLEKREILVQKDGNSAIVLEQLKGLWFCPNVSLRNVYYVVKEKDNWKISFSSVSLIPYNKDIPLINKAVEQQK; from the coding sequence ATGAGAAAAAACTTTGTTTTACTACTTCTGATAACCTTTCTATTTTGTGGTTGTCAGAAGAAAACAACTCCGGCAGAAATAGCTGGAGCAAAAAAGGCAATTGTAGAAATGCTTGATAAATCTCATCAGGCCTTCATTGATAAGAAGCTGGATAACATATCGGTTCTTTTAGCCGATAGCGGTCTTTTTTGTGGAACAGACCCAAGCGAGTTGTGGAACAAAAAAGCTTTATGTGACGAGTATGCCAAAGGATTTGCCGATACAGCGGTTAAGATTCAAAAGCCAAAGCTTGAAAAACGGGAAATTCTGGTTCAGAAAGATGGGAATTCAGCCATCGTTCTGGAGCAGTTGAAAGGATTATGGTTCTGCCCGAATGTTTCGCTTCGAAATGTTTATTATGTTGTTAAGGAGAAAGATAATTGGAAAATAAGTTTCTCCAGTGTCTCTTTGATTCCTTACAACAAGGATATACCCTTGATTAATAAGGCTGTTGAACAGCAGAAATAA
- a CDS encoding DUF4113 domain-containing protein: protein MKAIDKLNTKYGSQKIHLAAQDTKVWKMKQEKLSKRFTTDINDILDVKID from the coding sequence ATGAAAGCCATAGATAAACTGAATACAAAATATGGCTCTCAGAAAATACATCTGGCTGCTCAGGATACAAAAGTTTGGAAGATGAAGCAGGAGAAGCTCTCAAAGAGGTTTACTACTGATATCAATGATATTCTGGACGTGAAGATTGACTAA
- a CDS encoding DUF4349 domain-containing protein produces MKKIICFIFLSMFLLTGCGAKDTNGASNEITTLSRLDEASTSKLDVPPLKSSAKEDYFLRKLIKNGSVKFQTNDIKKTDVFIKSAVKKFDAYISNDEDYSNESNKGCDITIRVPAAKYDSLMAYILNNADIRNLDNKSTNIEDVTTDYIDNQTRLKIKKASEAKLIVLLNKAKDLKDLLAVQKQLTDLQAEIESIEGKMKYLNDQVNYSTLTVSFYKNAVKSNTFVGDFWNALKNGWQVFLQALTFIANLWVIILVSVFLVLGFKSYRRRKKNAKNN; encoded by the coding sequence ATGAAAAAAATAATCTGCTTTATATTCTTATCTATGTTTCTATTAACTGGATGTGGTGCTAAAGATACAAATGGAGCATCTAATGAAATTACCACTCTAAGCCGGCTTGATGAAGCATCGACTAGCAAGCTTGATGTGCCACCTCTAAAATCGAGTGCTAAGGAAGATTATTTTTTACGGAAATTAATTAAGAATGGCAGTGTTAAATTCCAGACTAATGATATAAAAAAGACTGATGTGTTTATTAAAAGCGCAGTTAAGAAGTTTGATGCATATATTTCGAATGATGAAGACTATAGTAATGAGTCAAATAAAGGGTGTGACATAACCATCCGTGTGCCGGCAGCTAAATACGATAGCTTGATGGCGTATATCTTAAATAATGCTGATATCAGGAATCTCGATAATAAATCGACTAATATTGAAGATGTTACTACAGACTATATTGATAATCAGACTCGCTTAAAAATAAAAAAGGCATCTGAAGCAAAGCTGATTGTATTACTAAATAAAGCCAAGGATCTGAAAGATCTTCTTGCTGTACAAAAACAGCTAACCGACTTGCAGGCTGAGATTGAATCTATTGAAGGGAAAATGAAGTATCTGAATGACCAGGTTAATTATAGTACGCTCACTGTTTCCTTCTATAAGAACGCGGTTAAATCGAATACTTTCGTTGGAGACTTTTGGAATGCGCTAAAAAATGGATGGCAGGTATTTCTTCAGGCTCTCACATTCATTGCTAATCTGTGGGTAATCATTCTTGTATCAGTATTTCTTGTCCTGGGCTTTAAATCTTATAGAAGACGTAAGAAGAACGCTAAGAATAATTGA
- a CDS encoding PQQ-binding-like beta-propeller repeat protein, with product MVYNEDGTFRADFKLYGNDYVASEKQILGLGSILSTPCIANGMIYLGDSNGCFYAVRVSVP from the coding sequence TTGGTGTACAATGAAGATGGAACATTCAGAGCCGACTTTAAACTATATGGCAACGACTATGTTGCATCCGAGAAACAAATACTTGGGTTGGGTTCCATTCTTTCTACTCCTTGCATTGCCAATGGAATGATTTACCTGGGCGATTCTAACGGGTGCTTTTATGCAGTGCGGGTGTCTGTTCCATAG
- a CDS encoding DUF6600 domain-containing protein: MKANIQIITLIFLLTTSCASYSGSALDQQSNVSFQVFYDQLGPYGQWVDYDNYGYVWIPYTTGGFAPYSTNGYWINTTYGWSWVSSYSWGWAPFHYGRWGFNDALGWFWVPGYEWGPAWVNWLQADGYYGWSPIAPGMSINSFFDGRYDSYHDHWCFVRDRDFGRRDIHRYYINRSDHERIYRNSRVIDRTYIDNKRHSTYVYGPERQSVQRASGSKIDQYNIRETNKPGQEIQNRELRIYRPQIDRNSTPRQSTPQRVIRKDDFIRTPGRDVPNRNQNVTPIERPTTQPEKRDVPRDINVPPVRQQDVNQPVRIPRTTTPDKSIPERKTDVTTPQRQNVQPDQPVQRRDITQPERTQPVQRRDITLPESTKPTERTIPPVNRENRTQPERNKDVSPRQDTKPVRESRTTDRPEKKDKEKSPDSEQEKN, from the coding sequence ATGAAAGCAAACATTCAAATCATCACCCTAATATTTTTGTTGACTACATCATGTGCATCCTATTCAGGTAGTGCATTAGATCAACAATCAAATGTTAGTTTTCAAGTTTTCTATGATCAGTTGGGTCCTTACGGCCAATGGGTTGATTATGACAACTACGGCTATGTATGGATTCCCTATACAACAGGAGGCTTCGCTCCATATTCAACCAACGGATATTGGATAAACACAACGTATGGCTGGTCCTGGGTATCAAGTTACAGCTGGGGATGGGCACCATTCCATTACGGACGGTGGGGATTTAATGATGCATTAGGATGGTTCTGGGTGCCAGGCTATGAATGGGGACCGGCATGGGTCAACTGGCTTCAGGCGGATGGCTATTACGGCTGGTCGCCAATTGCTCCGGGCATGAGCATAAATTCCTTCTTTGATGGAAGATATGACAGCTATCACGATCATTGGTGCTTTGTGAGAGACCGCGATTTTGGAAGAAGAGACATACATCGCTATTACATTAACCGTTCAGATCACGAACGAATTTACAGAAATAGCAGAGTCATTGACCGTACCTACATTGACAACAAACGACATTCAACCTATGTATACGGGCCGGAAAGGCAGTCTGTTCAAAGAGCATCGGGAAGCAAGATTGACCAATATAACATCAGAGAGACCAATAAGCCCGGACAAGAAATACAGAACAGGGAATTACGCATTTACCGTCCTCAGATTGACAGGAACAGTACCCCCCGGCAATCAACGCCGCAACGTGTTATCAGGAAAGACGATTTTATACGCACCCCGGGAAGAGATGTTCCAAACAGGAATCAGAACGTAACACCGATAGAAAGGCCTACCACCCAACCAGAGAAGAGAGACGTGCCAAGGGATATTAATGTGCCGCCCGTTCGCCAGCAAGATGTGAATCAGCCTGTCCGCATTCCCAGAACAACTACACCCGATAAAAGCATACCGGAAAGGAAAACGGACGTTACAACACCGCAAAGGCAGAATGTTCAACCCGATCAGCCTGTACAACGTAGAGATATAACTCAGCCCGAGCGCACACAACCCGTACAGCGTAGAGATATAACTCTGCCAGAGAGTACTAAACCAACAGAAAGAACGATTCCTCCTGTAAATCGTGAAAACAGAACACAGCCCGAGCGAAATAAGGACGTAAGCCCAAGGCAGGATACTAAACCAGTAAGAGAATCAAGAACAACTGATAGACCAGAAAAGAAAGATAAAGAAAAGAGCCCCGATTCAGAGCAGGAAAAGAACTAA
- a CDS encoding winged helix-turn-helix transcriptional regulator, whose translation MHIQGVITGDIVDSTKVESNKRTELLLALKETIADINQYIGLVKIEIYRGDSFQIIIPDSVNALRIAILIRLGLQRKTPNENIRSQKWDARISLGIGDISFSAPSIPESDGEAFRNSGRAFDKLGKNYHLIISTPWSEINNELEVSTKFADILINSWSYLQIEVIYHSLLIRMTQKELAKRLNLSPQTLNKRIVNAKVEAIEKYIARFEQIIKGKDGIE comes from the coding sequence ATGCATATTCAAGGAGTAATTACCGGTGATATTGTTGATTCAACAAAAGTAGAATCCAATAAAAGAACTGAATTGTTGTTGGCTCTCAAAGAAACAATTGCAGACATTAATCAGTACATAGGACTCGTGAAAATAGAAATCTATAGAGGAGATAGTTTTCAGATAATTATACCGGATTCTGTGAATGCATTACGCATTGCTATATTGATACGGTTAGGATTGCAGCGCAAGACTCCAAATGAAAATATTAGATCTCAAAAATGGGATGCCCGTATTTCTTTAGGCATAGGAGATATTTCTTTTTCTGCTCCATCAATACCGGAATCTGATGGTGAGGCTTTCAGAAATTCCGGAAGAGCATTTGATAAGTTAGGAAAGAATTACCATTTGATTATAAGCACTCCATGGTCTGAGATTAATAACGAACTTGAAGTTTCAACTAAATTTGCAGATATACTGATTAATAGCTGGAGTTATTTACAGATAGAGGTTATATACCATTCTTTATTGATAAGAATGACCCAAAAGGAGTTGGCTAAAAGATTGAATCTTTCTCCGCAAACTCTTAATAAGAGGATTGTTAATGCCAAAGTAGAAGCAATTGAAAAATATATTGCCAGATTTGAACAAATAATAAAGGGTAAAGATGGAATTGAATAG
- a CDS encoding PQQ-binding-like beta-propeller repeat protein, protein MHTDLKFKTYAIVALLSVFSLKGTAQYSVQWKYTTQSGIYSSPVVDGNAVFVGSNDSCMYSLNAQKGKLNWKFKTSGEVKSKPLVYKGNLIFNSTDGFIYSINKHTARQNWKVQTSGEKRLDIWDYYLSSPVFAHNKVIVGSGDGCIYALNPQSGNLCWKFKTGGIVHATPLVVHDKVFVGSFDGYFYALNLSDGSLIWKFKTKGNKYFPIGEIQKGATLYNQSVVFGCRDYFMYSLDIESGKLNWSKEEPNSWVIAAPLLIDGLLCYGTSDSHNFRIMTAATGEIKTTFPLNMRVYAEAVLLRNQVLFGCFNGKLYQVDLASNTIREVFQTDGSKLNYHGVYNEDGTFRADFKLYGNDYVASEKQILGLGSILSTPCIANGMIYLGDSNGCFYALRVSVL, encoded by the coding sequence ATGCATACCGATCTTAAATTTAAAACTTATGCTATTGTAGCCTTGTTGAGCGTCTTTTCGCTCAAAGGCACGGCTCAATATAGCGTACAATGGAAATACACCACTCAAAGCGGTATTTATTCATCGCCGGTTGTTGATGGCAATGCCGTATTTGTTGGGTCTAATGATTCTTGCATGTATTCCCTGAATGCGCAAAAGGGTAAACTTAACTGGAAATTTAAAACCAGCGGAGAAGTTAAGTCCAAACCGCTTGTCTACAAAGGAAACCTCATTTTTAATAGCACAGACGGTTTTATTTATTCCATTAACAAACACACAGCACGCCAAAACTGGAAAGTGCAAACTTCTGGTGAGAAAAGGCTCGATATATGGGATTACTATTTATCGTCACCAGTTTTTGCTCACAATAAAGTGATTGTAGGTAGCGGAGACGGTTGTATTTATGCCTTGAATCCTCAATCGGGTAATTTGTGTTGGAAATTTAAAACAGGAGGTATTGTTCATGCTACCCCGCTAGTTGTTCATGATAAAGTTTTTGTAGGCAGTTTCGATGGCTATTTTTATGCGCTAAATCTGTCGGATGGTAGTTTGATCTGGAAATTTAAGACAAAGGGAAACAAATATTTCCCTATAGGCGAAATTCAGAAGGGAGCAACACTTTACAATCAGTCGGTTGTATTTGGATGCAGAGATTACTTTATGTATTCGTTGGACATCGAATCGGGCAAACTAAACTGGAGTAAGGAAGAGCCCAATAGCTGGGTTATTGCTGCACCACTGTTGATCGATGGTTTGCTGTGCTACGGAACGTCAGATTCACACAACTTTCGGATTATGACGGCTGCAACCGGAGAAATAAAAACAACCTTCCCATTGAATATGAGAGTATATGCCGAAGCTGTTTTGTTACGCAATCAGGTTCTATTTGGCTGTTTTAACGGTAAATTATATCAGGTAGATCTTGCTTCGAACACTATCCGTGAAGTATTTCAGACGGATGGTAGCAAGCTGAATTATCATGGGGTGTACAATGAAGATGGAACATTCAGAGCCGACTTTAAACTATATGGCAACGACTATGTTGCATCCGAGAAACAAATACTTGGATTGGGTTCCATTCTTTCTACTCCTTGCATTGCCAATGGAATGATTTACCTGGGCGATTCTAACGGGTGCTTTTATGCACTGCGGGTATCTGTCCTATAG
- a CDS encoding RloB family protein codes for MKNKTAEQEKERMAHKERMRKTPSLNRSMPSIPKKKKILIVCEGENTEPSYFRQFRLATATVYPVGEGYNTESLVERAILLSKKDKYDEVWCVFDKDDFPNQSFNAAIENAQRNNMKVACSNQAFEYWLLLHFEDHQGGSLHRNDYGDKINKYITPFGAYYDSDNSKLIDKNFFALLCGIDKRYAERRVDLAIKRARKIYERYTNDHPAVEKSLSVNPAKEESSTRVFLLVEEILKYI; via the coding sequence ATGAAAAATAAAACTGCTGAGCAGGAGAAGGAGAGAATGGCTCATAAAGAAAGAATGAGAAAGACTCCTTCTTTGAATCGTAGTATGCCATCAATTCCAAAAAAGAAAAAGATATTGATTGTTTGTGAAGGTGAAAACACAGAACCTTCTTACTTCAGGCAATTCAGACTTGCTACTGCAACGGTGTATCCAGTGGGAGAGGGGTATAACACGGAAAGCTTGGTGGAACGTGCCATATTGTTAAGCAAGAAAGATAAGTATGATGAGGTGTGGTGTGTTTTTGATAAGGATGATTTCCCGAATCAAAGCTTTAATGCGGCAATAGAGAATGCACAAAGAAATAATATGAAGGTTGCTTGTTCCAATCAGGCCTTCGAATATTGGTTGCTTTTACACTTTGAAGATCACCAAGGTGGATCGCTGCATAGGAATGATTATGGGGATAAGATAAATAAGTATATTACTCCCTTTGGAGCATATTATGATTCTGATAATTCTAAATTGATTGATAAAAACTTTTTTGCACTTTTATGTGGGATAGATAAAAGATATGCTGAGAGGAGGGTTGATTTAGCAATAAAAAGAGCTCGTAAAATATATGAGAGATATACTAATGATCATCCTGCGGTAGAGAAATCTTTATCGGTTAATCCGGCAAAAGAAGAGTCGTCTACAAGAGTGTTTCTTTTAGTAGAGGAGATTCTTAAGTATATCTAA
- a CDS encoding VOC family protein, with protein MKKLLVFFEIPAADFGRAVKFYETILDVKTSIYDCENEKMACFPEEEGGCPGAISYAPGFLPSANGVLVSLNCDDMEATHALIVANRGKIVIPKTKIEAEGRGFFSTFIDSEGNTIGLYSDK; from the coding sequence ATGAAAAAGTTACTTGTGTTTTTCGAGATTCCTGCAGCAGACTTTGGCAGAGCCGTGAAATTTTATGAAACTATCCTCGATGTGAAGACTTCCATTTACGACTGCGAGAATGAAAAGATGGCTTGTTTCCCTGAGGAAGAGGGGGGATGCCCCGGTGCTATTTCTTATGCACCTGGTTTCCTTCCTTCTGCAAATGGTGTATTGGTAAGCCTTAATTGTGATGATATGGAGGCTACTCACGCTCTTATTGTGGCTAACCGAGGGAAGATTGTTATCCCTAAAACTAAAATAGAGGCGGAGGGAAGAGGTTTCTTCTCAACTTTTATAGATAGTGAAGGAAATACCATCGGCTTGTATTCGGATAAGTAG
- a CDS encoding DUF3307 domain-containing protein has translation MELNSIEVLIRLLFAHIVADFILQPKWMVDKKRAKKRRIHLLHGFIQALAAYIAIWNWDVWYVLPVLLVSHPLIDYWKVTRKEKLSSFVADQCIHLFILFALWIAVTNQFEQTMQFMSQWLTNKDFWIILTGYLLILKPTSIFLYLFTKRWKKGNDKPDSLQDAGKWIGYLERFLILTFILMGVMQGIGFLLAAKSVFRFGSLNDGKELRNTEYILIGTLASFVIAISIGLIMSKAILCQI, from the coding sequence ATGGAATTGAATAGCATTGAGGTACTTATACGCTTGCTTTTCGCACATATTGTTGCTGATTTCATTTTGCAACCCAAATGGATGGTTGATAAAAAGAGAGCAAAGAAAAGAAGAATTCATTTGCTTCATGGCTTCATTCAGGCATTGGCTGCATATATCGCTATCTGGAATTGGGATGTATGGTATGTATTACCTGTTTTGCTGGTCTCTCATCCGCTTATTGATTATTGGAAAGTAACCAGAAAAGAAAAACTATCTTCGTTTGTTGCCGACCAGTGTATTCATCTGTTTATACTCTTTGCTTTATGGATTGCGGTGACAAATCAGTTTGAGCAAACGATGCAGTTTATGAGTCAATGGCTTACAAATAAAGATTTCTGGATCATATTGACAGGGTATTTGCTTATTCTAAAACCAACCTCAATCTTTCTATATCTTTTTACCAAACGGTGGAAAAAAGGAAACGACAAACCAGATAGTCTTCAGGATGCAGGTAAATGGATTGGGTATCTGGAGCGTTTTTTGATTCTTACTTTTATTCTTATGGGAGTAATGCAAGGAATAGGCTTCCTCTTAGCTGCCAAATCTGTTTTTAGGTTTGGAAGTCTGAATGATGGAAAAGAACTCAGAAATACTGAATATATATTAATAGGGACTTTGGCCAGTTTTGTTATTGCTATATCTATAGGTCTAATTATGTCTAAAGCTATTTTGTGCCAGATATAA
- a CDS encoding RNA-binding domain-containing protein, translated as MSTETNKIKQLIKQGEGQEIEFKESYSSLTRSVFETICAFLNRKGGTILLGVADNGNIVGVKEDTVQDQLDMLARDMNNPQIISPTFFLATDVVEIDGKTIIYIFVPESSQPHAYKGAYYDRKEDGDFKLANQQLITNLFLRKQDGYTENKVFPFLRMEDFETELFDTVRNLARLTRADHPWINMTNEEILVSARMRLRDSYTGQEGYTLAAALMFGKENTLASVLPHYKTDALCRKEDVERYDDRDDIRCNLMGAYSRLLAFIRKHLPDRFYLEGNQRMSIRELIFREVVANLLVHREFSNAYPATMTIYKNEVVTENWSRPYVMGRINLENLKPHPKNPTIANFFKQLGWVEELGSGVRKMYKYCPIYVNGALPVIEEGDVFKLTIKYEVGDVEGVNEGVNGPINGPNNGHLQQNGPINGPINGPINELASEPLNGNEIHIISLLKINPGMNREDISVSLNRGITSVKRYISSLKKKNLIEYRGSRKTGGYYIITDNEKDK; from the coding sequence ATGAGCACAGAAACCAACAAAATAAAGCAACTGATAAAGCAAGGTGAGGGGCAGGAAATAGAATTCAAAGAATCTTATTCATCACTGACGCGTTCGGTGTTTGAAACAATCTGTGCTTTCTTGAACCGCAAAGGGGGAACCATCTTATTGGGAGTAGCTGATAATGGAAACATAGTCGGCGTAAAAGAAGATACGGTTCAGGATCAGCTCGACATGTTGGCACGGGATATGAATAATCCTCAGATTATTTCTCCCACTTTCTTTCTTGCCACGGACGTAGTAGAGATTGATGGAAAAACAATCATTTACATATTTGTTCCCGAAAGTTCGCAACCTCATGCATACAAGGGGGCTTATTATGACCGCAAGGAAGACGGCGATTTTAAATTGGCTAACCAGCAATTGATAACGAATCTATTCCTGCGCAAGCAAGATGGATACACAGAAAACAAAGTGTTCCCGTTTCTGCGAATGGAGGATTTTGAAACGGAACTGTTTGATACGGTACGTAACTTAGCTCGGTTAACACGGGCAGACCATCCCTGGATTAACATGACAAACGAAGAAATATTGGTTTCGGCACGCATGAGATTGAGGGATTCTTATACCGGACAGGAAGGCTATACTCTTGCTGCAGCGCTGATGTTTGGAAAGGAAAATACATTGGCAAGTGTTCTGCCTCACTATAAAACGGATGCTCTTTGCCGAAAGGAAGATGTGGAGAGGTATGACGACCGTGATGATATTCGTTGCAATCTGATGGGAGCGTATTCCCGTCTGCTGGCTTTTATCCGTAAGCATTTGCCCGACAGATTTTATCTGGAAGGAAATCAGCGTATGAGTATCCGGGAGTTGATATTTCGTGAGGTAGTGGCGAACCTTTTGGTGCACAGAGAGTTCTCGAACGCTTATCCGGCTACCATGACTATTTACAAGAATGAGGTAGTGACGGAGAATTGGAGCCGTCCTTATGTAATGGGGCGCATCAACTTGGAAAACTTAAAACCGCATCCAAAGAATCCTACTATAGCAAACTTCTTCAAACAACTGGGATGGGTAGAGGAACTAGGCTCAGGAGTTAGGAAAATGTATAAGTATTGTCCTATTTATGTAAATGGCGCATTGCCTGTTATTGAAGAAGGGGATGTTTTTAAACTTACAATTAAATATGAAGTAGGTGATGTTGAGGGAGTAAATGAGGGAGTAAATGGCCCTATAAATGGCCCTAATAATGGGCATTTGCAACAAAATGGCCCTATAAATGGCCCTATAAATGGCCCTATAAATGAGCTTGCAAGTGAACCTCTAAATGGAAATGAAATACATATTATTTCTCTTTTGAAAATCAATCCTGGAATGAACAGAGAAGACATCTCAGTTTCACTAAATAGAGGTATTACATCTGTAAAACGCTATATCAGTTCACTAAAGAAAAAGAACTTAATTGAATATCGCGGATCTCGTAAAACTGGGGGATATTACATTATAACTGATAATGAAAAAGATAAATAA